The following proteins are encoded in a genomic region of Moorena sp. SIOASIH:
- a CDS encoding DUF928 domain-containing protein — MTRTTSILIVLLFCALTPQPSYSQGLQSVNGHVADSNNNSQETENSSQNSSAKGSRLRFIPPTDSAPRKSNGSGSRGWCEQLPGELVTLLIPSTEVAAQTISGHPRFFWHLSESVDVPMVFRLVDTVEHQIIFEKRIDSGQVGIISVELPENSPELIANPPGLEEEDRNIYMWFVTLECDRENPSNNFYYTSWIERVSPPPELEQKLAAVGANTNSSTSELLHQQAIIYAEAGAWFDALDAIYEAQAANPNDSSIRADFIALLEQVGLSRVVQ, encoded by the coding sequence TTGACACGTACAACATCAATCCTGATTGTACTGCTGTTTTGCGCACTCACCCCTCAACCAAGCTATTCTCAAGGGTTGCAATCTGTCAACGGTCACGTTGCCGATTCTAATAATAACTCACAGGAAACCGAAAATAGTTCCCAAAATAGTTCAGCCAAAGGCTCACGCTTACGATTTATTCCACCAACCGATAGCGCTCCTCGAAAGAGTAATGGGTCTGGTTCACGAGGCTGGTGTGAGCAGTTACCAGGTGAATTGGTGACGCTGTTAATTCCCTCAACGGAAGTCGCTGCACAAACTATATCTGGTCATCCTAGATTTTTCTGGCATTTGTCCGAGTCTGTAGACGTACCAATGGTATTTAGGTTGGTGGACACAGTAGAACACCAGATAATATTTGAGAAAAGGATTGACTCAGGTCAGGTAGGGATTATCTCAGTAGAACTTCCGGAAAACAGTCCAGAACTGATCGCAAACCCACCAGGACTGGAGGAAGAAGACAGGAACATATACATGTGGTTTGTTACCCTAGAATGCGATCGCGAAAACCCGTCTAACAATTTCTATTATACGAGCTGGATTGAGCGGGTATCACCACCCCCAGAATTAGAGCAAAAGCTAGCAGCTGTTGGTGCAAATACCAACAGCTCGACCTCTGAGTTACTGCATCAACAAGCAATCATCTATGCCGAAGCAGGGGCTTGGTTTGATGCCCTTGATGCCATTTACGAGGCTCAAGCTGCTAATCCCAATGACTCCTCGATTCGAGCAGATTTTATCGCTTTGCTGGAGCAAGTGGGATTGAGCCGTGTGGTACAGTAG